In the genome of Eggerthella sp. YY7918, one region contains:
- the rlmN gene encoding 23S rRNA (adenine(2503)-C(2))-methyltransferase RlmN — protein sequence MEEKPIKSYSVTALGTLMKELNQPTFRAKQLAEWLYARHACSYDEMTNLPASLRSTLNQRFPLFAPKIIERSISQDGTRKYLIRFGDGVLVETVGIPSRDNQRLTVCFSTQAGCPMACAFCATGKEGFVRNLTPGEIVDQVLVVQEDFGTRVSNVVGMGQGEPFLNYDNTLAALHILNDENLVGIGSRRMSVSTCGIIPGIERFAGEPEQFTLAISIHSAVQHVRDALMPNVARYSIPDLKRALKHYVQKTNRRVTLEYLMIRDVNDSEEDLAAFKDFCSGLLCHVNLIAMNNIDDSPLQPSDKRTIEQWISALQAQNIETTLRDSRGSDIAGACGQLKNTFLS from the coding sequence ATGGAAGAGAAACCTATCAAATCATACTCCGTAACCGCCTTGGGCACCTTAATGAAGGAGCTCAATCAGCCTACTTTTCGTGCGAAACAGTTAGCGGAATGGCTGTATGCACGTCATGCTTGCAGTTATGATGAAATGACAAATTTGCCAGCCTCCCTTCGTTCTACTCTCAACCAGCGTTTTCCGCTTTTTGCGCCTAAAATTATTGAGCGCAGTATATCTCAGGATGGCACGCGAAAATATCTCATTCGCTTTGGAGATGGGGTACTTGTCGAAACGGTCGGGATCCCTTCGCGCGACAATCAGCGTCTAACTGTTTGTTTTTCAACTCAAGCGGGATGTCCAATGGCTTGTGCATTTTGCGCAACAGGAAAAGAGGGTTTCGTCAGAAATCTTACTCCAGGGGAGATAGTGGACCAAGTTCTTGTTGTCCAAGAAGATTTTGGTACGCGAGTAAGCAACGTTGTGGGCATGGGACAAGGAGAGCCTTTTCTCAACTATGACAATACACTAGCGGCTTTACATATTTTGAACGATGAAAATCTTGTGGGAATCGGTTCCCGACGGATGAGTGTATCCACATGCGGTATTATCCCCGGAATAGAACGTTTTGCTGGAGAACCTGAGCAATTCACTTTAGCGATCTCCATTCATTCTGCAGTGCAACATGTGCGCGATGCTCTCATGCCGAACGTTGCTCGCTATTCGATTCCTGATCTTAAAAGGGCGCTGAAACATTACGTTCAAAAAACTAATCGTCGCGTGACTTTGGAATACCTCATGATACGCGATGTGAATGATTCCGAAGAGGATCTAGCTGCGTTCAAAGACTTTTGCTCAGGCTTACTTTGTCACGTTAATCTTATTGCAATGAATAACATAGACGACTCTCCGTTGCAGCCGAGCGACAAACGGACCATTGAACAATGGATATCCGCTTTACAAGCTCAAAACATTGAAACAACTTTACGGGATTCTCGTGGGTCTGATATCGCAGGTGCCTGCGGCCAATTAAAGAATACGTTTCTTTCCTAA
- a CDS encoding ParB/RepB/Spo0J family partition protein, with amino-acid sequence MAKSGKSGLGRGLNSLLGGEEATPLEVPSQRILVEHESSQEPAPVPAKTSKDEVKAPENDSIEEEIIDGESQVTIKSVVQRYTDEVPIESVSPNPDQPRTNFKREALEELAASIQKDGLLQPILVRPIGVKKYQIIAGERRWQACKLVGLKTVPVRIKEADDDLALELALVENVQRADLNPIEEAYGYRRMMERRNLTQSEVAQAMSKGRSTVANALRLLELPEEAQQLLFEEKITAGHARAILSIPSKEGRQKLANKLVQEKLTVREAEAIARLFSNKRDENRPPKEPLPKTYKTVAKALRDVLNTNVKVKSSQGKNKIEIEFKDEEDLERLFEELIAAAS; translated from the coding sequence GTGGCTAAGTCTGGAAAAAGTGGTTTGGGACGCGGCTTAAACTCGCTCCTTGGGGGCGAGGAGGCGACTCCTTTGGAAGTACCTTCTCAACGCATCCTTGTCGAGCATGAGTCGAGCCAGGAACCAGCGCCTGTACCTGCAAAAACTAGCAAAGATGAAGTAAAAGCGCCTGAAAACGATTCTATTGAAGAGGAAATCATTGACGGAGAGAGCCAGGTTACTATAAAGAGCGTGGTTCAACGTTATACTGACGAGGTTCCTATTGAGTCAGTAAGTCCAAATCCGGACCAGCCTCGAACAAATTTCAAAAGAGAAGCACTTGAAGAGCTGGCAGCTTCTATTCAGAAGGATGGGTTGCTGCAGCCTATCCTTGTTCGCCCCATCGGTGTGAAAAAATACCAGATCATAGCCGGAGAAAGACGTTGGCAAGCCTGTAAACTCGTAGGGTTAAAAACGGTGCCGGTTAGGATTAAAGAGGCGGATGACGATCTTGCACTCGAACTCGCTCTTGTTGAGAATGTGCAACGTGCTGATTTGAATCCCATTGAAGAGGCGTATGGATATCGTCGTATGATGGAAAGGCGCAATCTTACTCAATCTGAGGTTGCGCAAGCTATGTCAAAAGGGCGGTCGACAGTTGCTAACGCGTTAAGGCTCCTAGAATTGCCGGAAGAAGCTCAGCAGCTTCTCTTTGAGGAGAAAATTACTGCAGGGCATGCGCGTGCGATTCTTTCGATTCCTTCCAAGGAAGGCCGGCAGAAGCTTGCAAACAAATTGGTACAAGAAAAGCTGACCGTGAGAGAGGCCGAAGCCATAGCGCGCCTGTTTTCCAATAAGCGAGATGAAAACCGTCCTCCTAAAGAACCACTTCCAAAAACTTATAAGACAGTCGCCAAGGCTTTGAGAGATGTCTTAAACACAAACGTTAAGGTAAAGTCTTCTCAGGGAAAGAATAAGATCGAAATCGAGTTTAAAGATGAAGAGGATCTCGAGCGCTTGTTTGAAGAGCTCATTGCAGCTGCATCGTAA
- a CDS encoding ParA family protein — translation MGLLDSLKRDKKGPETVKPDIMVDQEHEDEIDIEHVEVLERVVTPRRDQERPSTPIKSFRDKAPVKHVIGQTKVIAIINQKGGVGKSTTAINLSAALGEQGKQVLLVDLDPQGNSSSGLGIEKSQVQNCVYDVLLNEVPIEEVIIPDVCEGLDLVPATINLAGAEVELVSEMARENRLKDAVGSLRGKYDYVFIDCPPSLGLLTVNALVAADKLLIPIQCEFYALEGVTKLLDSMKRVKTRLNPSLDIFGVLLTMYDGRTTLSRQVVEEVRGYFGKTVFKTMIPRTVKLSEAPSFGQPITQYDPSGKGAITYIDLAKEVITRG, via the coding sequence GTGGGACTATTAGATAGTCTCAAACGAGACAAAAAAGGACCCGAGACTGTCAAACCAGACATAATGGTTGACCAAGAGCACGAGGATGAGATTGATATTGAGCATGTTGAAGTGCTTGAGCGTGTGGTAACTCCTCGAAGAGACCAAGAGCGCCCTTCAACGCCTATAAAATCATTCAGAGATAAAGCTCCTGTTAAACACGTCATTGGTCAAACAAAGGTTATCGCCATTATTAATCAAAAAGGCGGTGTGGGAAAATCTACAACAGCAATTAATCTTTCTGCTGCTCTCGGTGAGCAAGGAAAACAGGTTTTGCTTGTGGACTTAGACCCGCAAGGTAATTCTTCAAGCGGACTTGGAATAGAAAAAAGCCAAGTCCAAAACTGTGTCTATGATGTTCTTCTCAACGAAGTTCCCATTGAAGAGGTAATCATCCCTGATGTATGCGAAGGCCTTGACCTTGTTCCCGCTACTATTAATCTTGCAGGTGCTGAGGTCGAGCTGGTTTCTGAAATGGCACGTGAGAATCGCTTAAAGGATGCTGTGGGATCACTCCGTGGGAAATACGATTATGTATTTATTGATTGTCCCCCTTCGCTTGGGCTCCTTACGGTAAATGCCCTGGTAGCGGCTGATAAGTTGCTCATTCCTATTCAGTGCGAATTCTATGCGCTTGAAGGTGTGACAAAACTTCTTGATTCAATGAAACGTGTCAAAACCCGCCTAAATCCTTCTTTGGATATCTTTGGCGTATTGTTGACCATGTACGATGGAAGAACTACGCTTTCACGTCAGGTTGTCGAAGAAGTACGTGGTTATTTTGGTAAAACGGTTTTTAAGACAATGATTCCTCGTACGGTTAAGCTTTCCGAAGCTCCAAGCTTCGGTCAGCCGATAACCCAGTATGATCCATCAGGAAAAGGCGCAATAACGTATATTGACCTGGCAAAGGAAGTGATAACACGTGGCTAA
- a CDS encoding endonuclease domain-containing protein, whose product MPTTRRKILAQRAEDMRRNMTPAERRLWFSFLREYPVSFVAQKVIGNYIVDFYCRKARLSIELDGDSHILQVDYDQTRTSFLEMLEIKELRFTNNDIYENLEGVCEAIDKEVNLRRNDISNESNSFLLLKKKMGQL is encoded by the coding sequence ATGCCAACTACTAGAAGAAAAATTCTAGCTCAACGAGCTGAAGATATGCGTCGGAACATGACTCCTGCTGAAAGACGACTCTGGTTTTCATTCTTAAGAGAGTACCCTGTTTCTTTTGTCGCTCAAAAAGTTATTGGAAACTATATTGTTGACTTCTATTGTCGAAAAGCGCGACTTAGTATCGAATTGGATGGAGATTCTCATATCCTTCAAGTTGATTATGACCAAACGCGAACATCGTTTTTGGAAATGCTTGAGATTAAAGAGCTCCGGTTCACAAACAATGATATCTATGAGAACCTTGAAGGGGTTTGCGAAGCTATTGATAAGGAAGTTAACCTCCGAAGAAACGATATTAGTAATGAATCTAACTCTTTTCTGTTATTAAAGAAAAAGATGGGGCAGTTGTAA
- a CDS encoding class I SAM-dependent methyltransferase, producing MEDLAREYPEGFAVVTARALAKLSILMEYASPLLMLGGRLICYKAHVDDEEFQHALDLQSQLGMTLISDRTTTLSDHVRRIICFEKSKKPAIKLPRKAGMALKRPL from the coding sequence ATTGAAGATCTTGCCAGAGAATATCCTGAGGGTTTTGCAGTTGTTACTGCACGAGCGCTTGCGAAACTTTCAATATTAATGGAATACGCCTCTCCCCTTTTAATGTTAGGAGGAAGGCTTATTTGTTATAAAGCTCATGTCGATGATGAAGAATTTCAACATGCCTTGGATTTACAGTCACAACTTGGAATGACGCTTATTTCTGACAGAACAACGACGCTTTCTGATCATGTAAGAAGAATTATTTGTTTTGAAAAGTCTAAAAAGCCTGCAATAAAACTCCCTCGGAAAGCAGGGATGGCACTCAAGCGGCCTCTCTAA
- a CDS encoding RsmG family class I SAM-dependent methyltransferase — MKHFPLYYNWLKGVKMHDSLLKRHLELVIEANKTTNITRIASWEEGMLLHVSDSLIGLEEMNEAPSGWYADLGTGAGYPGIPLAIETGRKTLLVDSVGKKTAILDKILLS, encoded by the coding sequence GTGAAACATTTTCCCTTATACTACAACTGGTTAAAGGGGGTTAAAATGCATGATTCTTTGTTAAAGAGACATCTCGAGCTGGTAATCGAAGCGAATAAGACAACTAACATTACTCGAATAGCATCTTGGGAAGAAGGGATGCTTCTTCATGTGTCTGATTCTCTTATAGGACTTGAAGAGATGAACGAGGCACCTTCAGGTTGGTATGCAGATCTTGGTACAGGTGCAGGGTATCCAGGGATACCTTTAGCTATTGAAACGGGGCGTAAAACGCTCCTTGTAGACTCGGTAGGTAAGAAAACAGCTATTCTTGATAAAATTTTGCTGAGTTAG
- a CDS encoding R3H domain-containing nucleic acid-binding protein, with protein MAEEQVEKSVEDEPNSVDLSDEELDRIADTAIGALQDILKYFDVGEVTIDEYEGDEGELILDITGNDLAVLIGRHGKTLDALQFIVSAITVRTIGFRYPVVIDVEGYKSRQREKLESIARSSANRAANQQRSIKLRPMTPYERRIVHIALRDDERVETASEGEGSARHVVILPV; from the coding sequence ATGGCTGAAGAACAGGTAGAAAAGTCTGTTGAGGATGAACCCAATTCTGTTGACCTAAGCGATGAAGAGCTTGATCGAATTGCTGACACAGCTATAGGAGCGCTTCAGGACATCCTTAAGTATTTTGACGTCGGAGAAGTTACGATTGACGAATATGAAGGAGATGAGGGCGAGCTTATTCTCGATATAACTGGCAATGATTTAGCAGTTTTAATTGGTCGGCATGGGAAAACGCTGGATGCTCTTCAGTTTATTGTGTCTGCTATCACTGTTCGCACTATTGGGTTTCGTTATCCTGTTGTCATTGATGTTGAAGGGTATAAAAGCCGTCAGCGTGAGAAATTGGAGTCAATTGCACGCTCTTCAGCAAATAGGGCAGCGAACCAGCAACGGAGCATTAAGTTACGGCCTATGACTCCCTATGAACGTCGCATTGTTCATATTGCGCTTCGTGATGATGAACGTGTTGAAACTGCTTCTGAGGGTGAAGGAAGTGCGCGCCACGTCGTTATTCTCCCAGTATAA
- a CDS encoding YidC/Oxa1 family membrane protein insertase, giving the protein MWDVFKDWIFDVIQFFYGFCGDWGLAIIIVTVIFRILISPLMHKQTKSTYGMQKVQPLIQEIQRKYADDPPRLQEEMQKLYAEVKFNPLAGCLPMLLQMPIFIALFQVLSEMGSRTQGTTYEFYNLVPSLVMRPSEAFAQGFGTFVPYLILMIIFAGATFLPMVLQQMGNKDNPQRNQTLIMSAVMSLFMLWISWGSPAGVLLFWGASSLIGIAQQQISMRIMKRRDAEQAETIEVKPIEVDVTRKVKKPRPTKKGDQKKH; this is encoded by the coding sequence ATGTGGGATGTATTTAAGGATTGGATATTCGACGTTATCCAGTTCTTCTACGGCTTCTGTGGCGACTGGGGTCTGGCAATTATTATCGTAACGGTAATATTCCGTATCCTGATTTCTCCTTTAATGCACAAGCAAACCAAGTCGACGTATGGTATGCAAAAAGTGCAACCTCTTATTCAAGAGATTCAGCGTAAATATGCTGACGATCCGCCGCGCTTGCAAGAGGAAATGCAAAAACTGTACGCTGAGGTGAAGTTTAATCCTCTCGCTGGTTGTTTGCCAATGCTGTTGCAAATGCCTATCTTTATTGCACTGTTCCAAGTTTTGAGTGAGATGGGCTCGCGTACGCAGGGAACCACGTACGAGTTCTATAATTTAGTACCAAGTCTCGTCATGCGTCCCTCTGAGGCTTTTGCCCAGGGTTTTGGAACATTTGTTCCCTATTTGATTTTGATGATTATCTTTGCTGGCGCGACGTTCTTGCCCATGGTTCTTCAACAAATGGGTAATAAAGATAATCCTCAGCGTAACCAGACGCTTATTATGTCTGCTGTTATGAGCTTGTTTATGCTTTGGATTAGTTGGGGTTCCCCTGCAGGTGTACTTTTGTTCTGGGGCGCTTCTTCACTTATTGGTATTGCTCAGCAACAGATATCTATGCGTATCATGAAGCGGAGAGATGCGGAGCAGGCTGAGACAATTGAAGTGAAGCCGATTGAGGTCGACGTAACGCGTAAGGTTAAAAAGCCCCGTCCTACAAAGAAGGGCGATCAAAAGAAGCACTAA
- the yidD gene encoding membrane protein insertion efficiency factor YidD — translation MMAFMKRLPCNIAMFLITFYQAAISPLFPSCCRFVPTCSEYGLIAFRRYGFCRGFKLTAKRVLRCRPGGPHGYDPVP, via the coding sequence ATGATGGCTTTCATGAAGCGTTTGCCGTGTAATATCGCGATGTTTCTGATTACCTTCTATCAAGCGGCCATATCGCCCTTATTTCCATCGTGCTGCAGATTTGTTCCCACGTGTTCAGAATACGGTCTCATTGCGTTTCGACGTTATGGTTTTTGCCGAGGTTTTAAACTAACGGCTAAGCGGGTGCTGCGTTGTCGTCCGGGAGGTCCGCACGGATACGATCCTGTTCCGTAG
- the rnpA gene encoding ribonuclease P protein component gives METIKSSQEISDLFSRGRRLNTPYLTFIVVPQKQHGLHGRVAFIAGKKLGNAVWRNTAKRRMRALCRELEGPWQSYDVIFLAKSGIMESSYSKVLTACDKTLKRAEIR, from the coding sequence TTGGAGACTATTAAGTCCTCTCAGGAGATCTCCGATCTCTTCTCTCGTGGAAGACGTTTAAACACGCCTTATCTTACATTTATAGTAGTACCTCAGAAGCAGCACGGCCTTCATGGTCGTGTTGCTTTTATTGCGGGTAAGAAATTAGGAAATGCAGTGTGGCGCAATACTGCGAAACGTCGTATGAGAGCGCTTTGTCGTGAGCTTGAAGGGCCTTGGCAATCATACGATGTGATATTTCTCGCGAAGTCAGGTATTATGGAAAGCTCTTATAGTAAAGTGCTTACTGCATGTGATAAGACACTGAAGCGTGCCGAGATTCGATAA